A genomic window from Phocoena sinus isolate mPhoSin1 chromosome 20, mPhoSin1.pri, whole genome shotgun sequence includes:
- the ITGA3 gene encoding integrin alpha-3 isoform X4: MGPGPSRAARVLRPMFCALALMVAASDRVASAFNLDTRFLVVKEAGNPGSLFGYSVALHRQTERQQRYLLLAGAPRDLAVPDGYTNQTGAVYLCPLTAHKNDCERMDIAEKSDPDHHIIEDMWLGVTVASQGPAGRVLVCAHRYTQVLWSGSEDQRRMVGKCYVRGNDLELDPSDDWQTYHNEMCNSNTDYLETGMCQLGASGGFTQNTVYFGAPGAYNWKGNSYMIQRKDWDLSEYSYKDPADQGNLYIGYTMQVGSAVLHPTSTTIVTGAPRHQHVGAVFLLSQEAGGDLRRRQVLEGRQVGAYFGSAIALADLNNDGWQDLLVGAPYYFERKEEVGGAIYVFMNQAGTSFPAHPSLLLHGPSRSAFGFSVASIGDINQDGFQDVAVGAPFEGLGKVYIYHGSSRGLLRQPQQVIHGEKLGLPGLATFGYSLSGQMDVDENLYPDLLVGSLSDHIVLLRARPVINILHRTLVARPSVLDPALCTTTSCVQVELCFAYNQSAGDPNYRRNITLAYTLEADRDRRPPRLRFARSQSAIFHGFFSMPEMRCQTLELLLMDNVRDKLRPIIISMNYSLPLRMPERPRLGLRSLDAYPVLNPAQALENHTEVQFQKECGPDNKCDSNLQMQAAFVSELGQRLSRLPYSRDFRKLLLSLNLTNTPSRERAGEDAHEALLTLAVPPALLLSSVRPPGACQANETMTIVCELGNPFKRNQRMELLIAFEVIGVTLHTRELQAQLQLSTSSHQDDLWPITLTLLVDYTLQASLSMVSHRLQSFFGGTVMGESGMKTVEDVGSPLKYEFQVGPVGEGLAALGTLILGLEWPYEVSNGKWLLYPTEITVHGSGSWHCRPPGDLVNPLNLTLSVPGDRPPSPQRRRRQLDPGGGQGPLPVTLAAAKKAKSEIQLSCGGDHTRCVWLECRIPDAPVITNVTVQARVWNSTFIEDYKDFDRVRVASWATLFLRTSVPTINMENKTVRHIGILWRTSGVWTTPLINEI; the protein is encoded by the exons GCTCCTGGCTGGTGCCCCCCGGGACCTTGCTGTGCCTGATGGCTATACCAACCAGACCGGTGCTGTGTACCTGTGCCCACTCACTGCCCACAAGAACGACTGTGAACGGATGGACATTGCAGAGAAAA GTGACCCTGACCATCACATTATAGAGGACATGTGGCTCGGGGTGACTGTGGCCAGCCAGGGCCCTGCGGGCAGAGTCCTG GTCTGTGCCCACCGCTACACCCAGGTGTTGTGGTCGGGGTCGGAGGACCAGCGGCGCATGGTGGGCAAGTGCTATGTGAGGGGCAACGACCTGGAGCTGGACCCCAGCGATGACTGGCAGACCTACCACAACGAGATGTGCAACAGTAACACGGACTACCTGGAGACCGGCATGTGTCAGCTGGGCGCCAGCGGCGGCTTCACCCAAAACACTGTGTACTTTGGCGCTCCTGGTGCCTACAACTGGAAAG GAAACAGCTACATGATTCAGCGGAAGGACTGGGATTTATCCGAATATAGTTACAAGGACCCAGCGGACCAAGGCAACCTCTACATTG GCTACACGATGCAGGTGGGCAGTGCCGTCCTGCACCCTACGAGCACCACCATTGTGACGGGTGCCCCTCGGCACCAACATGTGGGCGCTGTCTTTTTGCTGAGCCAGGAGGCGGGTGGAGACCTGCGGAGGAGGCAGGTGCTGGAGGGCAGGCAGGTGGGCGCCTATTTTGGCAGTGCCATTGCCCTGGCAGACCTGAACAATGATGG GTGGCAGGACCTCCTGGTGGGTGCCCCCTATTACTTTGAGCGGAAAGAGGAGGTAGGGGGTGCCATTTATGTCTTCATGAACCAGGCAGGCACCTCCTTCCCggcccacccctccctccttcttcacGGCCCCAGTCGCTCTGCCTTTGGCTTCTCCGTGGCAAGCATCGGTGACATCAACCAGGATGGATTCCAGG ACGTTGCTGTGGGAGCCCCTTTCGAGGGCTTGGGCAAAGTGTAcatctaccacggcagctccagGGGGCTCCTCAGACAGCCCCAGCAG gtAATACACGGAGAGAAGCTGGGACTGCCTGGCTTGGCCACCTTCGGCTACTCCCTGAGTGGGCAGATGGATGTGGATGAGAACCTCTACCCAGACCTGCTGGTGGGGAGCCTGTCAGACCATATCGTGCTGCTGCG GGCCCGGCCTGTCATCAACATTCTCCACAGGACCTTGGTGGCCAGGCCATCTGTACTGGACCCTGCACTCTGCACAACCACCTCCTG CGTGCAGGTGGAGCTGTGCTTTGCTTACAACCAGAGTGCCGGGGACCCCAACTACAGGCGGAACATCA CCCTGGCCTACACTCTGGAGGCCGACCGGGACCGCCGCCCACCCCGGCTCCGCTTTGCACGCAGTCAGTCAGCTATCTTCCATGGCTTCTTCTCCATGCCCGAGATGCGCTGCCAGACGCTGGAGCTGCTCCTGATG GACAACGTCCGTGACAAACTCCGACCCATCATCATCTCCATGAACTACTCTTTACCTTTGCGGATGCCTGAGCGCCCCCGACTGGGGCTTCGGTCCCTGGACGCCTACCCGGTCCTCAACCCGGCGCAGGCTCTGGAGAACCACACGGAG GTCCAGTTCCAGAAGGAGTGCGGGCCGGACAACAAGTGCGACAGCAACTTGCAGATGCAGGCGGCCTTCGTGTCTGAGCTGGGGCAGCGGCTGAGCAG GCTCCCGTACAGTAGAGACTTCCGAAAACTGCTGCTGAGCCTCAACTTGACCAACACCCCAAGCCGGGAGCGGGCTGGGGAAGACGCCCACGAGGCGCTGCTCACCCTGGCGGTGCCTCCCGCCCTGCTGCTGTCCTCAGTGCGCCCC CCTGGAGCTTGCCAAGCCAACGAGACCATGACCATCGTTTGCGAGCTGGGGAACCCCTTCAAACGGAACCAGAGG ATGGAGCTGCTCATTGCCTTCGAGGTCATTGGGGTGACCCTGCACACAAGGGAACTCCAGGCACAGCTGCAGCTCTCCAC GTCAAGTCACCAGGATGACCTGTGGCCCATAACCCTGACTCTGCTGGTGGACTACACACTCCAGGCCTCGCTCAGCAT GGTGAGTCACCGGCTACAAAGCTTCTTTGGGGGGACAGTGATGGGTGAGTCTGGCATGAAAACTGTGGAGGATGTGGGAAGCCCTCTCAAGTATGAGTTCCAG GTGGGCCCAGTGGGGGAAGGGCTGGCAGCCCTTGGTACCCTGATCCTGGGGCTGGAGTGGCCCTATGAAGTCAGCAATGGCAAGTGGCTGCTATACCCCACGGAGATCACGGTCCACGGCAGTGGGTCCTGGCACTGCCGGCCACCTGGAGACCTTGTCAACCCTCTCAACCTCACTCTCTCT GTTCCTGGGGACAGGCCGCCATCTCCACAACGCAGGCGGCGACAACTGGACCCCGGGGGAGGCCAGGGCCCCCTGCcggtcactctggctgctgccAAGAAAGCCAAGTCTGAGATCCAGCTG AGCTGTGGCGGTGACCACACCCGCTGTGTGTGGCTGGAGTGCCGGATTCCTGATGCCCCCGTCATCACCAACGTGACAGTGCAGGCACGAGTGTGGAACAGCACCTTCATCGAG GATTACAAAGACTTTGACCGAGTCAGGGTAGCCAGCTGGGCCACCCTGTTCCTCCGAACCAGCGTCCCCACCATCAACATGGAGAACAAGACGGTGCGG CACATTGGAATCCTCTGGAGGACTTCTGGTGTCTGGACTACACCCCTGATCAATGAAATCTGA